The segment ACTATTGGACAATCTTGTTCACTGATGGAAGACACTGGTTCTTCGAAATGGATTTTCCGTGGTTGAATTTCTGGATCAACTGTATGCAATTGAACTACATTTCAGGTTGGTGAGCATATAAACAAATGATAGATCTTTGTTTAAGAAAATCTTGGTAAAACATGTCTAACCTGGTCGGCATATGATGCTTGCAGGACTGACATCATCCTCTAAGAATAATGGCTCAAGAACTGATATGGGACTAGGTCGCTCCTTTCTATCAACTGCACTGTCAGGATCTTCAACTTTCACGAGGCTTGAAGACTCTGCAGGTGAGGCTGGTGAAGAAGATAGACTATTTTGATCCTTCCCAGATGGATGCTGAAATAAAGACACTCcatgattttatatattgtaGCACCTTAGAAAAGTGCACGTTATTTCTTCAACATTTTTCAAGGGCGTGTTTTTTATATTCGGAACGAGCTTCCTTAATGTTATTTTCGCTACTTATATAAGTCCCACTAATCatgtcattatatatatatctaaaagtGGGAACAATCTAAGTCAAAAGTTGGATTGTGAAAATGCCCTtatctattaatttattttgttttttaatatcattttaaaaaatcacttttcatttaaaatcaacTTCATAACTACCTACacatcttcattttcatcacttatACTCTAATAATATTCATTAATCTTGTGCATTTAactcttaaataaatattattttctacttCTTTTTAGCTTCCAtcagttaaaaaaaacttttcatgTTCTTTAACCTTCCATAAAACAATAGTTTTAGCCTTCGGggtattttcaaattattacatgctttcttttttaaaatactcaATATTTGGTGTATCCGTCGCACTTTCTGCAACAAAgttatattctttttatattagtttCTTAGACCTTTGTTTTGCtcttaataatttttgttctttttttttctttgttgttcATTGCTTGCGCATTTTACATcttcaaactttattttatattatgggACTTATTTTGCttggtcattttttttaatacacgTGCCTGAGAACTAGTTTAGCATGACAGGTAGTAGAGTTTTAGTTCACATTTCATATTAGTTGATGATTTCATAAGTCAAACTTGTTTTAGCACCACCACAAGAAGACGCAGATCTTAACTTAAGACTACCCAATTATTTTGAAAGGTAATCAACCAAAATAATAACTGTTGACCTATTTATACAAAGGAATTACTGTAAGAAATCATAGATAGAGTACAACAAGAAAGTTAACTCTCTTTTTAGAATCTTATTTGTGACCACAAATTGttatcatataaagaaatatgCTGCGCATATTGACCGGgaaccttaaaaaaaaaaaggtttatcATGAAAAATACAATTACATGTTTCAACcttatcattttcaaaaaatgatgaGAGTTTACTTAAAGACGGGAGGTTGAAGAAAACAAAACTGCATGATAAGAAAGCTCTCATTAATCATTTTCTTCTGTGATATCCCAGAGACTAACTTATTTGAATATGATATAACtaacttaaaaaattgaaaaaaaagttattgttaTATGTTCGGTTAATTCAATGTGCAATGCATATGCATGTACATTAGAAATACCAAAAAGTAGGCAACAAAAGTACTAGCAAGCACTACTTACTTCTTTTAAGCAGTCAAATGACACTTCAAATACATGGGGAGAGTTTCCATCATCCACTGCATTGGTCGCATCACCATCAATTTGGATTTCTCTGTCAATTGGAACACTCAAGATTTCACCTTCTACTTGGCATCTGGTTTTGATTGCTTCTTCAGTTAGATCTCCTGCAATAATTTAGATATTGCTTACACAATAACAGATTTTAAAATGGGCGCACAGTGAATTGTAAATGAAATGTTCCCTAGATTCAAGGGATGATCAAGAGAAGAATACCTTCAGGACTTGTATGACCAGTTGAAGCAGCAATTTCATCCATTGTGTTCCCATTTTCACATGGAACCTCTAGATTTGTACTGGCAGACTTGGTGCTCTCATTAGGATACTTGTCAGAACAGCTAGATTCTATCTCTAAGTCTTGGCTGGATGGACTTGGACCCGTAACATGGTCTTCTCGTACATGCTGGAGTCTGTCATCAGTCTCTACCTGTATAGAATCAGTAAGAGGCTTCCTCACTTGGAAAGGTAGCATGCCATCCTTGCTGTTATTTCTCGGGCTGCAGCCAGGTGAACTATTGTACTCGGGAAATGAAAGTATCCTCCCCAAGGATTTAGACAAATGTCCACTACTCGCCTCTGTTGTCTCGTCTTCATTGTCCAGCATCTCCACAAGGTGCTTCTTTGCCTCAATGTAGATGTTAGACATTTCTGGCCTGGGAACATCAGAAGTCCCAGTCAGTGTGACTGCTTCAACACCTTTTGACTTGACTATCTTATCCCCGCTCTTCATTCCCAGAGGAGATTTAGCAAATTTTTCAGTATAAAAATGGTCTCTATTAGGAGAACTCCATCCTAAATTTTCTCCAAAGACCCCTCTGTCACTATTACATCGCTTTAACTGCTCAGATGGAAATCGGCGGATGGTTCCTTCAGGAGAGATCCCATGACGATCCTTTCCCATTGCATGCTTgagttttcttttaatttctgtAAATGAGAACTGGGATGTGTTCCTTTCATTCTGAATAGTATGTTTCTCTGTGTATCGCGAGCGTGCTGGAGTGTTAACATTGATTTGAGCACTGGGTGATTGCAAGCCTGTCGGACCAGGcttcaaaataacaattttactTGAGGATCGGGGAGTCTCATTTCCCATTGGAGGGTAAACTTCTTGAGATTTGCTCCTCCTCCTGAAAAACTTACGTTGTTTGTGGTTTATGACATCATCTGTTTTTGCATGAACACGGTTTTCCTCTGACATATTGGATTCTGAAATCAAGTTAGGTCTCTGCTTTTCCTCAAACTGAGCATCCTCCAAACTTCCAATTTGCTTTACCAGCCTTGAGTTTGGATCTTGTAGGAGTCTCATGATTAAGTCCTTATTTGAACTTAGTGTCTGCAGAGCATCCATGAATTCTTTTGATTGGAGGGTCTTGTTATCTTCTCCCAATTGTTTATTGTTTCTTGATCTCTGATTGATAAACACCTCAATAGCTGCATTTACCTTTTCTTCAACAACTGGGTGAGTCTGATCTGACTGATTGTTATGAGCATTATGTGAACCTTGGCGGAGCTTCACAAACTTACGATTTTTCTGATGAATCTGGCGGAGTTCTTCCATTACAATGTCCAGATCATCGAGGGCCGTCCCTCCAGAATCTTGATGACAAGGTGCTTCAGACCTCAAATTTCCTGCATCATCCAAATCATGAGAGAGTGTATTACTAGGTCTGGAGAAAGCTCTGCGTGTTCGCCTGCTGTTCTTTCTTGAACGCCATGATTTTTGTGAATCAACATCTTCTGTGTCTATTTCAGAACCATTGCACTGATCTTTCAGGCTTTGCTCATTGACCATTTCTTCTTCCATGAGCTCCTTTACACTTGTTCTAGGATCAGGTACAGCTACCTCACTTTCTTCATCATCCTAAATTCATAAATGCCATACATTTATCATGCCAGCATATGGATACACATCAGCTGAAATGTTTAAACATCTCGTGTTTTTTTTCCCTTCAAAATCTTCTGTTCCAAAAGAATCACATTCCAATATACAGTCAAAAAGTATCCTGATAACATACCTCAATATTCAGTCTATCATCACTGGGATTTGGTATTTCCTGCATAGAGCTTGAAGAAGCAGAACCTGCTGAAGACaaaataatgtgattttgtTGGACACGAGGAGGGGATTGGAGAATTGACAGGATAGTAGAAAGCTGCCAGCAAAGAACAGAAACGGATTCATCTTTTTAAAGAGTAAACAGTACCTAGATTCTTACCAAGAACTGGTTTGCTTCCTCGCGCTCTATCTGAGAGCAACTTTCTAGTGGCTCGACCATGGCGGAAGTCAAAGATGCTAATCAAACCCCAAATGCAACCCGCTCGATCCTTCTCATATCTCAGAGCATGGCGATGTGATCTCTTTGCCATATTCGTTAACTTACTGACTTCAGTGCACTCTATTCAAATTGTTGATACTACAATAGCCTATCtgcacaagaagaaaaaagaacttAGATTAAGGCCATAACAATTGGAAACTCCCTAAGCTTCTGAATCCAAGAAAGAAAATCGAAACACCATTAACTCCCAAGCAAATGAATGCAGCTAAAGAGCCACTAAAGATCATAGTTAGAAACATCTTATAACTATTTCCAATGGACTTGAGATCTCTTCCACTGAAAGCAATAAAAAGTTTGTAACAAACAGAATGGAAGGATCATGAAATTCAACTAACATACAAAATGTGAAATTTCACTAGGACTAACCGAGATGCTTCCTAGATCGTAACAGTTGATCAATAGTGAAAAGGGTTGATAAAGGAAACACTGGAAAAAATTTACCAAAATTTTGCAACCCAAGCAAACAAAGAAAACAAGGAAGAAGACATAAACTATACCACAAAGTGTACTTCCAAGAAAACCAACTTCCCTCTTCAACTCCACAAGTTTCCCAACAGAGTAAAGTTAAAGGAACTGTAGACTTGCCTAGTTGGTAACgaatcaaaaatttattttttttccttttcaagaaCAATCTTTAACACTACATGCAATAAGGGCAATGCAATTTCCCCAAAAACACTCACTACATGTAAAGAAATTTGACTCCACTACACCAAGAATatcttcaaattcttcaaaGGGATCAATACTTTTTTCTACACAAAGAGCAAAAACTTCCAACTTTGCCAGCAAAATGATCCTTCAA is part of the Solanum lycopersicum chromosome 1, SLM_r2.1 genome and harbors:
- the TRM13/14/15/33A gene encoding uncharacterized protein TRM13/14/15/33A isoform X1, which encodes MAKRSHRHALRYEKDRAGCIWGLISIFDFRHGRATRKLLSDRARGSKPVLGKNLAGSASSSSMQEIPNPSDDRLNIEDDEESEVAVPDPRTSVKELMEEEMVNEQSLKDQCNGSEIDTEDVDSQKSWRSRKNSRRTRRAFSRPSNTLSHDLDDAGNLRSEAPCHQDSGGTALDDLDIVMEELRQIHQKNRKFVKLRQGSHNAHNNQSDQTHPVVEEKVNAAIEVFINQRSRNNKQLGEDNKTLQSKEFMDALQTLSSNKDLIMRLLQDPNSRLVKQIGSLEDAQFEEKQRPNLISESNMSEENRVHAKTDDVINHKQRKFFRRRSKSQEVYPPMGNETPRSSSKIVILKPGPTGLQSPSAQINVNTPARSRYTEKHTIQNERNTSQFSFTEIKRKLKHAMGKDRHGISPEGTIRRFPSEQLKRCNSDRGVFGENLGWSSPNRDHFYTEKFAKSPLGMKSGDKIVKSKGVEAVTLTGTSDVPRPEMSNIYIEAKKHLVEMLDNEDETTEASSGHLSKSLGRILSFPEYNSSPGCSPRNNSKDGMLPFQVRKPLTDSIQVETDDRLQHVREDHVTGPSPSSQDLEIESSCSDKYPNESTKSASTNLEVPCENGNTMDEIAASTGHTSPEGDLTEEAIKTRCQVEGEILSVPIDREIQIDGDATNAVDDGNSPHVFEVSFDCLKEHPSGKDQNSLSSSPASPAESSSLVKVEDPDSAVDRKERPSPISVLEPLFLEDDVSPASIICRPVQLHTVDPEIQPRKIHFEEPVSSISEQDCPIVCFENEESAFEYVEAVLLGSGLSWDEFLLRWLSSDQILDPSLFDEVELFSSRSCHDQKLLFDCANEVLKAVCERYFGCNPRVSLGKHNIRPVPKGMDLINEVWEGVEWYLLQYSAPHSLEQLVKKDMERSGTWMNLRLDLGHIGVEMGEIILEELMDDTILSISGDTLECAEDVLFPVTSETESSVDQ
- the TRM13/14/15/33A gene encoding uncharacterized protein TRM13/14/15/33A isoform X4, translated to MAKRSHRHALRYEKDRAGCIWGLISIFDFRHGRATRKLLSDRARGSKPVLGKNLAGSASSSSMQEIPNPSDDRLNIEDDEESEVAVPDPRTSVKELMEEEMVNEQSLKDQCNGSEIDTEDVDSQKSWRSRKNSRRTRRAFSRPSNTLSHDLDDAGNLRSEAPCHQDSGGTALDDLDIVMEELRQIHQKNRKFVKLRQGSHNAHNNQSDQTHPVVEEKVNAAIEVFINQRSRNNKQLGEDNKTLQSKEFMDALQTLSSNKDLIMRLLQDPNSRLVKQIGSLEDAQFEEKQRPNLISESNMSEENRVHAKTDDVINHKQRKFFRRRSKSQEVYPPMGNETPRSSSKIVILKPGPTGLQSPSAQINVNTPARSRYTEKHTIQNERNTSQFSFTEIKRKLKHAMGKDRHGISPEGTIRRFPSEQLKRCNSDRGVFGENLGWSSPNRDHFYTEKFAKSPLGMKSGDKIVKSKGVEAVTLTGTSDVPRPEMSNIYIEAKKHLVEMLDNEDETTEASSGHLSKSLGRILSFPEYNSSPGCSPRNNSKDGMLPFQVRKPLTDSIQVETDDRLQHVREDHVTGPSPSSQDLEIESSCSDKYPNESTKSASTNLEVPCENGNTMDEIAASTGHTSPEGDLTEEAIKTRCQVEGEILSVPIDREIQIDGDATNAVDDGNSPHVFEVSFDCLKEHPSGKDQNSLSSSPASPAESSSLVKVEDPDSAVDRKERPSPISVLEPLFLEDDVSPASIICRPVDPEIQPRKIHFEEPVSSISEQDCPIVCFENEESAFEYVEAVLLGSGLSWDEFLLRWLSSDQILDPSLFDEVELFSSRSCHDQKLLFDCANEVLKAVCERYFGCNPRVSLGKHNIRPVPKGMDLINEVWEGVEWYLLQYSAPHSLEQLVKKDMERSGTWMNLRLDLGHIGVEMGEIILEELMDDTILSISGDTLECAEDVLFPVTSETESSVDQ
- the TRM13/14/15/33A gene encoding uncharacterized protein TRM13/14/15/33A isoform X2; amino-acid sequence: MAKRSHRHALRYEKDRAGCIWGLISIFDFRHGRATRKLLSDRARGSKPVLGKNLGSASSSSMQEIPNPSDDRLNIEDDEESEVAVPDPRTSVKELMEEEMVNEQSLKDQCNGSEIDTEDVDSQKSWRSRKNSRRTRRAFSRPSNTLSHDLDDAGNLRSEAPCHQDSGGTALDDLDIVMEELRQIHQKNRKFVKLRQGSHNAHNNQSDQTHPVVEEKVNAAIEVFINQRSRNNKQLGEDNKTLQSKEFMDALQTLSSNKDLIMRLLQDPNSRLVKQIGSLEDAQFEEKQRPNLISESNMSEENRVHAKTDDVINHKQRKFFRRRSKSQEVYPPMGNETPRSSSKIVILKPGPTGLQSPSAQINVNTPARSRYTEKHTIQNERNTSQFSFTEIKRKLKHAMGKDRHGISPEGTIRRFPSEQLKRCNSDRGVFGENLGWSSPNRDHFYTEKFAKSPLGMKSGDKIVKSKGVEAVTLTGTSDVPRPEMSNIYIEAKKHLVEMLDNEDETTEASSGHLSKSLGRILSFPEYNSSPGCSPRNNSKDGMLPFQVRKPLTDSIQVETDDRLQHVREDHVTGPSPSSQDLEIESSCSDKYPNESTKSASTNLEVPCENGNTMDEIAASTGHTSPEGDLTEEAIKTRCQVEGEILSVPIDREIQIDGDATNAVDDGNSPHVFEVSFDCLKEHPSGKDQNSLSSSPASPAESSSLVKVEDPDSAVDRKERPSPISVLEPLFLEDDVSPASIICRPVQLHTVDPEIQPRKIHFEEPVSSISEQDCPIVCFENEESAFEYVEAVLLGSGLSWDEFLLRWLSSDQILDPSLFDEVELFSSRSCHDQKLLFDCANEVLKAVCERYFGCNPRVSLGKHNIRPVPKGMDLINEVWEGVEWYLLQYSAPHSLEQLVKKDMERSGTWMNLRLDLGHIGVEMGEIILEELMDDTILSISGDTLECAEDVLFPVTSETESSVDQ
- the TRM13/14/15/33A gene encoding uncharacterized protein TRM13/14/15/33A isoform X3; translated protein: MAKRSHRHALRYEKDRAGCIWGLISIFDFRHGRATRKLLSDRARGSKPVLAGSASSSSMQEIPNPSDDRLNIEDDEESEVAVPDPRTSVKELMEEEMVNEQSLKDQCNGSEIDTEDVDSQKSWRSRKNSRRTRRAFSRPSNTLSHDLDDAGNLRSEAPCHQDSGGTALDDLDIVMEELRQIHQKNRKFVKLRQGSHNAHNNQSDQTHPVVEEKVNAAIEVFINQRSRNNKQLGEDNKTLQSKEFMDALQTLSSNKDLIMRLLQDPNSRLVKQIGSLEDAQFEEKQRPNLISESNMSEENRVHAKTDDVINHKQRKFFRRRSKSQEVYPPMGNETPRSSSKIVILKPGPTGLQSPSAQINVNTPARSRYTEKHTIQNERNTSQFSFTEIKRKLKHAMGKDRHGISPEGTIRRFPSEQLKRCNSDRGVFGENLGWSSPNRDHFYTEKFAKSPLGMKSGDKIVKSKGVEAVTLTGTSDVPRPEMSNIYIEAKKHLVEMLDNEDETTEASSGHLSKSLGRILSFPEYNSSPGCSPRNNSKDGMLPFQVRKPLTDSIQVETDDRLQHVREDHVTGPSPSSQDLEIESSCSDKYPNESTKSASTNLEVPCENGNTMDEIAASTGHTSPEGDLTEEAIKTRCQVEGEILSVPIDREIQIDGDATNAVDDGNSPHVFEVSFDCLKEHPSGKDQNSLSSSPASPAESSSLVKVEDPDSAVDRKERPSPISVLEPLFLEDDVSPASIICRPVQLHTVDPEIQPRKIHFEEPVSSISEQDCPIVCFENEESAFEYVEAVLLGSGLSWDEFLLRWLSSDQILDPSLFDEVELFSSRSCHDQKLLFDCANEVLKAVCERYFGCNPRVSLGKHNIRPVPKGMDLINEVWEGVEWYLLQYSAPHSLEQLVKKDMERSGTWMNLRLDLGHIGVEMGEIILEELMDDTILSISGDTLECAEDVLFPVTSETESSVDQ
- the TRM13/14/15/33A gene encoding uncharacterized protein TRM13/14/15/33A isoform X8; protein product: MAKRSHRHALRYEKDRAGCIWGLISIFDFRHGRATRKLLSDRARGSKPVLGSASSSSMQEIPNPSDDRLNIEDDEESEVAVPDPRTSVKELMEEEMVNEQSLKDQCNGSEIDTEDVDSQKSWRSRKNSRRTRRAFSRPSNTLSHDLDDAGNLRSEAPCHQDSGGTALDDLDIVMEELRQIHQKNRKFVKLRQGSHNAHNNQSDQTHPVVEEKVNAAIEVFINQRSRNNKQLGEDNKTLQSKEFMDALQTLSSNKDLIMRLLQDPNSRLVKQIGSLEDAQFEEKQRPNLISESNMSEENRVHAKTDDVINHKQRKFFRRRSKSQEVYPPMGNETPRSSSKIVILKPGPTGLQSPSAQINVNTPARSRYTEKHTIQNERNTSQFSFTEIKRKLKHAMGKDRHGISPEGTIRRFPSEQLKRCNSDRGVFGENLGWSSPNRDHFYTEKFAKSPLGMKSGDKIVKSKGVEAVTLTGTSDVPRPEMSNIYIEAKKHLVEMLDNEDETTEASSGHLSKSLGRILSFPEYNSSPGCSPRNNSKDGMLPFQVRKPLTDSIQVETDDRLQHVREDHVTGPSPSSQDLEIESSCSDKYPNESTKSASTNLEVPCENGNTMDEIAASTGHTSPEGDLTEEAIKTRCQVEGEILSVPIDREIQIDGDATNAVDDGNSPHVFEVSFDCLKEHPSGKDQNSLSSSPASPAESSSLVKVEDPDSAVDRKERPSPISVLEPLFLEDDVSPASIICRPVDPEIQPRKIHFEEPVSSISEQDCPIVCFENEESAFEYVEAVLLGSGLSWDEFLLRWLSSDQILDPSLFDEVELFSSRSCHDQKLLFDCANEVLKAVCERYFGCNPRVSLGKHNIRPVPKGMDLINEVWEGVEWYLLQYSAPHSLEQLVKKDMERSGTWMNLRLDLGHIGVEMGEIILEELMDDTILSISGDTLECAEDVLFPVTSETESSVDQ
- the TRM13/14/15/33A gene encoding uncharacterized protein TRM13/14/15/33A isoform X5, with amino-acid sequence MAKRSHRHALRYEKDRAGCIWGLISIFDFRHGRATRKLLSDRARGSKPVLGSASSSSMQEIPNPSDDRLNIEDDEESEVAVPDPRTSVKELMEEEMVNEQSLKDQCNGSEIDTEDVDSQKSWRSRKNSRRTRRAFSRPSNTLSHDLDDAGNLRSEAPCHQDSGGTALDDLDIVMEELRQIHQKNRKFVKLRQGSHNAHNNQSDQTHPVVEEKVNAAIEVFINQRSRNNKQLGEDNKTLQSKEFMDALQTLSSNKDLIMRLLQDPNSRLVKQIGSLEDAQFEEKQRPNLISESNMSEENRVHAKTDDVINHKQRKFFRRRSKSQEVYPPMGNETPRSSSKIVILKPGPTGLQSPSAQINVNTPARSRYTEKHTIQNERNTSQFSFTEIKRKLKHAMGKDRHGISPEGTIRRFPSEQLKRCNSDRGVFGENLGWSSPNRDHFYTEKFAKSPLGMKSGDKIVKSKGVEAVTLTGTSDVPRPEMSNIYIEAKKHLVEMLDNEDETTEASSGHLSKSLGRILSFPEYNSSPGCSPRNNSKDGMLPFQVRKPLTDSIQVETDDRLQHVREDHVTGPSPSSQDLEIESSCSDKYPNESTKSASTNLEVPCENGNTMDEIAASTGHTSPEGDLTEEAIKTRCQVEGEILSVPIDREIQIDGDATNAVDDGNSPHVFEVSFDCLKEHPSGKDQNSLSSSPASPAESSSLVKVEDPDSAVDRKERPSPISVLEPLFLEDDVSPASIICRPVQLHTVDPEIQPRKIHFEEPVSSISEQDCPIVCFENEESAFEYVEAVLLGSGLSWDEFLLRWLSSDQILDPSLFDEVELFSSRSCHDQKLLFDCANEVLKAVCERYFGCNPRVSLGKHNIRPVPKGMDLINEVWEGVEWYLLQYSAPHSLEQLVKKDMERSGTWMNLRLDLGHIGVEMGEIILEELMDDTILSISGDTLECAEDVLFPVTSETESSVDQ
- the TRM13/14/15/33A gene encoding uncharacterized protein TRM13/14/15/33A isoform X7, translating into MAKRSHRHALRYEKDRAGCIWGLISIFDFRHGRATRKLLSDRARGSKPVLAGSASSSSMQEIPNPSDDRLNIEDDEESEVAVPDPRTSVKELMEEEMVNEQSLKDQCNGSEIDTEDVDSQKSWRSRKNSRRTRRAFSRPSNTLSHDLDDAGNLRSEAPCHQDSGGTALDDLDIVMEELRQIHQKNRKFVKLRQGSHNAHNNQSDQTHPVVEEKVNAAIEVFINQRSRNNKQLGEDNKTLQSKEFMDALQTLSSNKDLIMRLLQDPNSRLVKQIGSLEDAQFEEKQRPNLISESNMSEENRVHAKTDDVINHKQRKFFRRRSKSQEVYPPMGNETPRSSSKIVILKPGPTGLQSPSAQINVNTPARSRYTEKHTIQNERNTSQFSFTEIKRKLKHAMGKDRHGISPEGTIRRFPSEQLKRCNSDRGVFGENLGWSSPNRDHFYTEKFAKSPLGMKSGDKIVKSKGVEAVTLTGTSDVPRPEMSNIYIEAKKHLVEMLDNEDETTEASSGHLSKSLGRILSFPEYNSSPGCSPRNNSKDGMLPFQVRKPLTDSIQVETDDRLQHVREDHVTGPSPSSQDLEIESSCSDKYPNESTKSASTNLEVPCENGNTMDEIAASTGHTSPEGDLTEEAIKTRCQVEGEILSVPIDREIQIDGDATNAVDDGNSPHVFEVSFDCLKEHPSGKDQNSLSSSPASPAESSSLVKVEDPDSAVDRKERPSPISVLEPLFLEDDVSPASIICRPVDPEIQPRKIHFEEPVSSISEQDCPIVCFENEESAFEYVEAVLLGSGLSWDEFLLRWLSSDQILDPSLFDEVELFSSRSCHDQKLLFDCANEVLKAVCERYFGCNPRVSLGKHNIRPVPKGMDLINEVWEGVEWYLLQYSAPHSLEQLVKKDMERSGTWMNLRLDLGHIGVEMGEIILEELMDDTILSISGDTLECAEDVLFPVTSETESSVDQ
- the TRM13/14/15/33A gene encoding uncharacterized protein TRM13/14/15/33A isoform X6 translates to MAKRSHRHALRYEKDRAGCIWGLISIFDFRHGRATRKLLSDRARGSKPVLGKNLGSASSSSMQEIPNPSDDRLNIEDDEESEVAVPDPRTSVKELMEEEMVNEQSLKDQCNGSEIDTEDVDSQKSWRSRKNSRRTRRAFSRPSNTLSHDLDDAGNLRSEAPCHQDSGGTALDDLDIVMEELRQIHQKNRKFVKLRQGSHNAHNNQSDQTHPVVEEKVNAAIEVFINQRSRNNKQLGEDNKTLQSKEFMDALQTLSSNKDLIMRLLQDPNSRLVKQIGSLEDAQFEEKQRPNLISESNMSEENRVHAKTDDVINHKQRKFFRRRSKSQEVYPPMGNETPRSSSKIVILKPGPTGLQSPSAQINVNTPARSRYTEKHTIQNERNTSQFSFTEIKRKLKHAMGKDRHGISPEGTIRRFPSEQLKRCNSDRGVFGENLGWSSPNRDHFYTEKFAKSPLGMKSGDKIVKSKGVEAVTLTGTSDVPRPEMSNIYIEAKKHLVEMLDNEDETTEASSGHLSKSLGRILSFPEYNSSPGCSPRNNSKDGMLPFQVRKPLTDSIQVETDDRLQHVREDHVTGPSPSSQDLEIESSCSDKYPNESTKSASTNLEVPCENGNTMDEIAASTGHTSPEGDLTEEAIKTRCQVEGEILSVPIDREIQIDGDATNAVDDGNSPHVFEVSFDCLKEHPSGKDQNSLSSSPASPAESSSLVKVEDPDSAVDRKERPSPISVLEPLFLEDDVSPASIICRPVDPEIQPRKIHFEEPVSSISEQDCPIVCFENEESAFEYVEAVLLGSGLSWDEFLLRWLSSDQILDPSLFDEVELFSSRSCHDQKLLFDCANEVLKAVCERYFGCNPRVSLGKHNIRPVPKGMDLINEVWEGVEWYLLQYSAPHSLEQLVKKDMERSGTWMNLRLDLGHIGVEMGEIILEELMDDTILSISGDTLECAEDVLFPVTSETESSVDQ